One genomic segment of Panicum virgatum strain AP13 chromosome 2N, P.virgatum_v5, whole genome shotgun sequence includes these proteins:
- the LOC120658126 gene encoding calcium-dependent protein kinase 18 isoform X2, with amino-acid sequence MVLPVAVEDVKREVKILKALQGHENVVHFYNAFEDDNFVYIVMELCEGGELLDRILAKKDSRYSEKDAAVIVRQMLKVAAECHLHGLVHRDMKPENFLFKSTKEDSPLKATDFGLSDFIRPGKQFRDIVGSAYYVAPEVLKRKSGPESDVWSIGVITYILLCGRRPFWDKTEDGIFKEVLKNKPDFRRKPWPNITPAAKDFVQKLLVKDPRARLTAAQALSHDWVREGGKASEIPLDISVLHNMRQFVKYSRFKQFALRALASTLNSEELSDLRDQFNAIDVDKNGTISLEELKQALAKDVPWRLKGPRVLEIIEAIDSNTDGLVDFEEFVAATLHVHQLVEHDTEKWKSLSQAAFDKFDVDGDGYITSDELRMHTGMKGSIDPLLEEADIDKDGKISLDEFRRLLKTASMSARTVQTPRGVRMS; translated from the exons ATGGTCCTTCCTGTTGCTGTTGAAGACGTAAAGCGAGAAGTTAAAATATTGAAAGCCTTACAAGGGCACGAAAACGTCGTACATTTTTACAATGCATTTGAAGATGACAACTTTGTGTATATAGTCATGGA ATTATGTGAGGGTGGTGAATTACTTGATCGGATATTAGCCAA GAAAGATAGCCGTTATAGCGAGAAAGATGCTGCAGTAATTGTCCGACAGATGCTCAAGGTTGCAGCTGAGTGCCACCTGCATGGTTTGGTTCATCGGGACATGAAGCCTGAG AACTTCCTATTCAAATCAACAAAGGAGGACTCACCCCTTAAGGCCACAGATTTTGGCCTTTCAGATTTCATAAGACCAG GAAAGCAATTCCGTGACATTGTTGGAAGTGCCTACTATGTGGCCCCAGAAGTACTCAAGCGTAAGTCAGGGCCAGAATCTGACGTTTGGAGTATAGGCGTTATTACCTATATTTTGCTGTGTGGAAGACGGCCTTTCTGGGACAAAACTGAAGATGGAATATTTAAAGAG GTATTAAAAAACAAGCCAGATTTTCGCCGCAAGCCTTGGCCAAATATTACTCCAGCTGCAAAAGATTTTGTACAAAAGTTACTAGTTAAGGATCCCCGTGCAAGACTAACTGCTGCACAGGCATTAT CACATGATTGGGTGAGAGAAGGAGGAAAGGCATCTGAAATACCCTTGGATATATCAGTATTGCATAATATGCGACAGTTTGTGAAATATAGCCGTTTCAAGCAATTTGCTTTAAGG GCATTAGCATCTACACTAAACTCAGAAGAGCTGTCTGATCTTCGTGATCAGTTCAATGCCATTGACGTTGACAAAAATGGAACAATTAGTCTGGAGGAATTGAAGCAG GCTCTTGCAAAGGATGTTCCGTGGAGATTAAAGGGTCCTCGTGTTTTGGAGATTATTGAGGCG ATTGATAGTAATACAGATGGTCTAGTTGATTTTGAAGAGTTCGTGGCGGCAACACTACACGTGCATCAGCTGGTGGAACATGATACTGAAAAGTGGAAATCATTATCTCAAGCTGCATTTGATAAATTTGATGTTGATGGCGATGGCTATATCACATCTGATGAACTTAGAATG CATACAGGAATGAAGGGTTCCATTGACCCCCTCCTAGAGGAGGCTGACATTGACAAAGATGGCAAAATAAGCCTAGACGAATTCCGCAGGCTCTTGAAAACTGCAAGCATGAGCGCGCGCACTGTACAAACTCCGAGGGGCGTTCGCATGTCATAG
- the LOC120658126 gene encoding calcium-dependent protein kinase 18 isoform X1, with amino-acid sequence MGLCSSSTAAADTPRRPGAAAGKRERDKGRGIVACGKRTDFGYDKDFEARYSLGKLLGHGQFGYTFAAVDRASGDRVAVKRIDKNKMVLPVAVEDVKREVKILKALQGHENVVHFYNAFEDDNFVYIVMELCEGGELLDRILAKKDSRYSEKDAAVIVRQMLKVAAECHLHGLVHRDMKPENFLFKSTKEDSPLKATDFGLSDFIRPGKQFRDIVGSAYYVAPEVLKRKSGPESDVWSIGVITYILLCGRRPFWDKTEDGIFKEVLKNKPDFRRKPWPNITPAAKDFVQKLLVKDPRARLTAAQALSHDWVREGGKASEIPLDISVLHNMRQFVKYSRFKQFALRALASTLNSEELSDLRDQFNAIDVDKNGTISLEELKQALAKDVPWRLKGPRVLEIIEAIDSNTDGLVDFEEFVAATLHVHQLVEHDTEKWKSLSQAAFDKFDVDGDGYITSDELRMHTGMKGSIDPLLEEADIDKDGKISLDEFRRLLKTASMSARTVQTPRGVRMS; translated from the exons atgggCCTCTGCAGCTCCTCCACCGCGGCCGCGGACACCCCCCGgcggcccggcgcggcggcggggaagagggagagggacAAGGGCCGCGGGATCGTGGCGTGCGGCAAGCGGACGGACTTCGGCTACGACAAGGACTTCGAGGCGCGGTACTCGCTCGGCAAGCTGCTGGGCCACGGCCAGTTCGGGTACACCTTCGCCGCCGTCGACCGCGCGTCCGGCGACCGCGTCGCCGTCAAGCGCATCGACAAGAACAAG ATGGTCCTTCCTGTTGCTGTTGAAGACGTAAAGCGAGAAGTTAAAATATTGAAAGCCTTACAAGGGCACGAAAACGTCGTACATTTTTACAATGCATTTGAAGATGACAACTTTGTGTATATAGTCATGGA ATTATGTGAGGGTGGTGAATTACTTGATCGGATATTAGCCAA GAAAGATAGCCGTTATAGCGAGAAAGATGCTGCAGTAATTGTCCGACAGATGCTCAAGGTTGCAGCTGAGTGCCACCTGCATGGTTTGGTTCATCGGGACATGAAGCCTGAG AACTTCCTATTCAAATCAACAAAGGAGGACTCACCCCTTAAGGCCACAGATTTTGGCCTTTCAGATTTCATAAGACCAG GAAAGCAATTCCGTGACATTGTTGGAAGTGCCTACTATGTGGCCCCAGAAGTACTCAAGCGTAAGTCAGGGCCAGAATCTGACGTTTGGAGTATAGGCGTTATTACCTATATTTTGCTGTGTGGAAGACGGCCTTTCTGGGACAAAACTGAAGATGGAATATTTAAAGAG GTATTAAAAAACAAGCCAGATTTTCGCCGCAAGCCTTGGCCAAATATTACTCCAGCTGCAAAAGATTTTGTACAAAAGTTACTAGTTAAGGATCCCCGTGCAAGACTAACTGCTGCACAGGCATTAT CACATGATTGGGTGAGAGAAGGAGGAAAGGCATCTGAAATACCCTTGGATATATCAGTATTGCATAATATGCGACAGTTTGTGAAATATAGCCGTTTCAAGCAATTTGCTTTAAGG GCATTAGCATCTACACTAAACTCAGAAGAGCTGTCTGATCTTCGTGATCAGTTCAATGCCATTGACGTTGACAAAAATGGAACAATTAGTCTGGAGGAATTGAAGCAG GCTCTTGCAAAGGATGTTCCGTGGAGATTAAAGGGTCCTCGTGTTTTGGAGATTATTGAGGCG ATTGATAGTAATACAGATGGTCTAGTTGATTTTGAAGAGTTCGTGGCGGCAACACTACACGTGCATCAGCTGGTGGAACATGATACTGAAAAGTGGAAATCATTATCTCAAGCTGCATTTGATAAATTTGATGTTGATGGCGATGGCTATATCACATCTGATGAACTTAGAATG CATACAGGAATGAAGGGTTCCATTGACCCCCTCCTAGAGGAGGCTGACATTGACAAAGATGGCAAAATAAGCCTAGACGAATTCCGCAGGCTCTTGAAAACTGCAAGCATGAGCGCGCGCACTGTACAAACTCCGAGGGGCGTTCGCATGTCATAG